Proteins encoded together in one Nitrospirota bacterium window:
- a CDS encoding PilZ domain-containing protein, which translates to MDAVKALDLIEQLETKVAGMYERLQKEFSGDRALSELFGGLGEEERSLARMAGVHKGMVRSRPSDFGEVDLEFSDFKQAMDCVSVVMTLPRDKVNEILIQCYLIESSMVELYVVAALRCSNPDIRQLLTTLGQGFRDHLTALAARVQELGIDVRNIETMRQHPRVSFAGMVTIGDRIHGKSVDISESGMFVLTAHTIPEGSEVTVSFPILTGVVTTSAMVRYSVPHAGMGLIFKTLPVQGRELIQGYVDRVLAGHQAGLQGPVERSGETAGSA; encoded by the coding sequence ATGGATGCTGTCAAGGCGTTGGACCTGATTGAGCAGCTTGAAACGAAGGTAGCGGGGATGTATGAGCGCCTTCAAAAGGAGTTCAGCGGAGACCGCGCCCTCTCCGAGCTGTTTGGCGGCCTGGGGGAGGAAGAGCGCAGCCTTGCCCGAATGGCGGGTGTACATAAAGGGATGGTCCGCTCCCGGCCGTCGGACTTCGGCGAGGTCGACCTCGAGTTCAGCGACTTCAAGCAGGCGATGGACTGCGTTTCCGTGGTCATGACCTTGCCGCGCGACAAGGTCAATGAGATCCTGATACAATGCTACCTGATCGAGTCCAGTATGGTGGAGCTGTACGTCGTGGCGGCGCTTCGCTGCTCGAACCCGGATATCCGGCAGCTGCTCACGACGCTTGGCCAGGGGTTCCGTGACCACCTGACGGCTCTTGCAGCGCGCGTGCAGGAGCTGGGGATCGATGTCAGGAACATCGAAACGATGCGCCAGCACCCCCGGGTCTCTTTTGCCGGCATGGTCACGATCGGCGACCGTATCCACGGGAAAAGCGTGGACATCAGCGAAAGCGGCATGTTCGTGCTGACGGCGCATACGATACCGGAAGGTTCCGAGGTGACCGTGTCCTTTCCGATCCTGACCGGAGTGGTGACCACCAGCGCGATGGTGCGGTATTCGGTGCCGCACGCCGGGATGGGCCTTATCTTCAAAACGCTGCCTGTTCAGGGGCGGGAGCTGATCCAGGGGTACGTGGACAGGGTACTGGCGGGGCATCAGGCAGGATTGCAGGGCCCGGTCGAGCGGAGCGGGGAAACCGCCGGCTCGGCATAG
- a CDS encoding glycine/sarcosine/betaine reductase selenoprotein B family protein, giving the protein MHWSRIKNQLIARVITRVPSLAKRFVASYTPWESEDIPWTPFTKPLSRCIVALVTTAGVHHRDQQPFNMNDRDGDPSYRVIDLNRPPDSLMITHDYYDHADADRDRNIVFPVERMRELAAGGVIGALAVRNYSFMGHITGAHILTLASKTAPETARLLKQDGVDAVLLTPG; this is encoded by the coding sequence ATGCACTGGAGCAGGATAAAGAACCAGTTGATCGCCCGCGTCATCACCCGCGTGCCGTCGTTGGCAAAGCGCTTCGTTGCATCCTATACTCCCTGGGAATCGGAAGACATCCCCTGGACGCCGTTCACGAAGCCGCTGTCGCGGTGCATCGTGGCGCTGGTCACTACCGCAGGCGTTCACCACCGGGACCAGCAGCCGTTCAACATGAACGATAGGGATGGCGACCCTTCCTACCGCGTCATTGACCTGAACCGTCCTCCTGACAGCCTTATGATCACCCACGATTATTACGACCACGCTGATGCGGACCGCGACAGGAACATTGTCTTTCCCGTCGAGCGCATGCGTGAGCTCGCGGCAGGGGGCGTCATCGGGGCCCTTGCCGTGAGGAATTACAGCTTCATGGGCCACATAACCGGTGCGCACATCCTGACGCTTGCCAGCAAGACCGCGCCCGAGACTGCCCGGCTTTTGAAGCAGGACGGCGTCGACGCCGTGCTTCTCACACCCGGCTGA